The Spirochaeta lutea genome includes the window TCTATTTTATAGAATAATCGGTAATTACCTAAGCGATAACGGTAAAATTTAGAAAGCTCACCCTTGAGACGTTTTATGTTTGGACCAAAGAATGGATTCTTCTTCAATTGAGGGTAGATATAGGAAGTGATTTTTGAATAGAGCGACTTATATTGTGATTTCTTTATTTTCTTCTCAAATGACGTCGTTTCTGCAATTGAGAATTCTTTAGTCGACAATTTTATAATTCCCGGATTGAATTTCTGATTCGCCTCTCTTTAATGTATTTATCAGATCGCTATCGGAGAGAATGTTTTCCATCTCTTCATCGGTGACGAAAGCCTCTTCAGATATATAGGACATAGTAGCAAACTCAATAAAATTCGAAATTGATCTCCGGTCACCCTCCGCAGCTTTTTTGAATATTGAATATGTATCATCATCGATTCGAATGGTTATTGTCTTTGACATTCATTTATCCTCTCAATTATTCTATTTTAGTCAAGTTGCTTTTTGGTTTCAAGAGTAAATCATTTTTTGGGAAGAGATAATCGTTGGTGTACAATTCTTTCTGTAAAAGTGCTCTCTGTAAGGGGGCTTGAAAAAGGTNNNNNNNNNNNNNNNNNNNNNNNNNNNNNNNNNNNNNNNNNNNNNNNNNNTGAAGACATCCAGGGGGGAGGCAAGGACAGCATCACAAAGACAATCGGTACCTTCATGAATCTGGCCATGAAGTTGGAACAGGAGAAGGCCTTGGACCAAAAAACATGGCAAAAGCTACCTCGGTTATACGTGCAGCTGGCCCCGGGTTGGCAAGAATTATGCACAAAGGGAAACGCGGATTGGCCGTGACCGAAGATCAAACTGCTGAGAACAAACTCTGGTCCAAAACCCGGGCGCGTGTCGAGCATGTCTTTGCCTATAAGAAGTACACCCTAAATTTCAGACTGATCAGGAGAATAGGATTACAACGTGCTGATTTTGAAATTGGGTTAGGGAATTTGGTTTATCATATTCAACGATTCTGCTTTCTTATCAGGCAACCGGTGAGATAAAAGAGTCTGATACAAAGTTATGGGATGTAAGATCCCCAAATTTGAGAATGTTGAGAGGAAACTCTCAGATAAAAACCGAAGATTTTTCTGACTTGCTGAAGAATCTGCCTACATGCTTGGGTTTCCAGAGGTGCCCCATTATGAATAAGCTGTGCCCCCATGGAGTGCCAAACCTGAGTTATCTGAGAAGTTCATCCTAGAAGGGACTACATTTCTTTCAGCGCCTCACATACAAGCCGCCACGGTACATACTCTTGTTCCAGACGCAGATGAGGAGCCAGGGCATTGGTACACAGATCGCGGTAGAGGTCCCGCTCTGGTGGGGTTAGGTTCGGGAGGTCGGCCTTGGTTTGTTTTGCCTCCCTGCCCCAAGAGGTTCCGCAGCGAAGCAGGGTTTGGCGATCCATTAACATGGATTCAGCCTGGGGAAAGGCCTGGCGGAACTGGTTTAAGATGGCAAACCCATGGGTATCAATATCTCCCCAGTAGAGCAACCGGCATTGACCCAGCCACTGGGCTTGGGAGAGGGCGGTAAAATCGTATCCCCGACCGAATACCACTATCGACCCAGGCAGAGCAGGAAAAGCCAGGGCAGAGATGTCGTTCTCGCAGACAAATACCCTGGAGACCGGCAGGGGCCTGGCAGCAAACTCCTGGGCGGGCACGGTAAGATCTTGCCAGCCCCCGGTGCAGGATAGAAGTGTTTGAT containing:
- a CDS encoding type II toxin-antitoxin system RelE family toxin translates to MSTKEFSIAETTSFEKKIKKSQYKSLYSKITSYIYPQLKKNPFFGPNIKRLKGELSKFYRYRLGNYRLFYKIEEERVMVFVIDIEHRKDAYR
- a CDS encoding transposase; this translates as MHKGKRGLAVTEDQTAENKLWSKTRARVEHVFAYKKYTLNFRLIRRIGLQRADFEIGLGNLVYHIQRFCFLIRQPVR